One segment of Plasmodium vivax chromosome 14, whole genome shotgun sequence DNA contains the following:
- a CDS encoding hypothetical protein, conserved (encoded by transcript PVX_121970A), translating into MTGSTHNGGSRLIQYEDSSNKEFIRKYLVETRNEFIEKQMRALYECREIYKDDIDEVINILTYALENNDSVLLRHEVAYVIGQISNEKCNDILIKLLNDTEENLMVRHEAAEGLAAIGSDSNIEVIKKFLNDEKVEVRETCELALSSLLEKNKYAVCSCSNKDSIKEAIKKKRNDEFVSKKFNTIDPVVFTSSGNAKSVDALIEDLNNEAVPLKLRYEALFKLRDMETDVSINALGEVLIKDKKSAIFRHEVAFVLGQALHLNSLKYLISSLQNVGEHEMVRHEVALALGSLGSLNINSQEYKNVQSEIISTLKTFSKDACRVVAESCLVGLDYIAENLNMAIEVN; encoded by the coding sequence atgacaGGAAGTACTCACAACGGAGGAAGTCGCCTAATCCAGTATGAAGACAGCAGCAATAAAGAGTTCATCAGGAAATACCTAGTGGAAACAAGAAACGAATTTatagaaaaacaaatgaggGCACTTTACGAATGTAGAGAAATATACAAAGATGATATAGACGAagtgataaatattttgaccTACGCGTTAGAAAATAATGACAGCGTGTTGTTAAGGCATGAAGTGGCATATGTCATAGGGCAAATAAGTAATGAGAAATGCaatgacattttaataaagctGCTAAACGATAcggaagaaaatttaatgGTTCGACATGAAGCTGCTGAAGGGTTAGCTGCAATAGGAAGTGATTCAAATAttgaagttataaaaaagtttttgaATGATGAAAAGGTAGAAGTTCGAGAGACATGCGAATTGGCCCTCAGTTCAttgttagaaaaaaataagtatgcTGTATGTTCATGCAGTAATAAGGATAGCATAAAAgaagcaataaaaaaaaaacgaaatgacgAATTTGTTTCAAAGAAATTCAACACCATAGATCCAGTTGTTTTTACATCAAGTGGTAATGCCAAAAGTGTTGATGCACTTATTGAAGACTTAAATAATGAAGCGGTTCCCTTAAAATTAAGATACGAGgctttatttaaattaagaGATATGGAAACAGATGTGTCCATAAACGCTTTAGGAGAAGTGTtaataaaagataaaaaatccGCAATTTTTCGACATGAAGTTGCTTTTGTGTTAGGCCAAGCATTACATTTAAACTctttgaaatatttaatttcttcTCTGCAGAATGTTGGGGAACACGAAATGGTTAGACACGAGGTTGCCCTTGCCCTAGGCTCTCTCGGAagtttaaatataaattcgcaagaatataaaaatgttcaaagCGAAATTATTAGCACTTTGAAAACCTTTTCGAAGGACGCCTGTAGAGTTGTAGCTGAGAGTTGCCTGGTTGGACTGGATTACATAGCTGAGAATTTAAACATGGCAATAGAAGTAAATTGA